The following are encoded in a window of Gramella sp. MT6 genomic DNA:
- a CDS encoding MutH/Sau3AI family endonuclease: protein MRRNRLYDITDPFSIEKFARRIEGKSLKELLGDELANSYSGKGKLGQLVEDSLFGYKPNSKAEPDFKEAGVELKTAPIKKNSKGLVSKERLVFNIIDYNQEYKFTFRESSFWKKNQLLLLMFYLHDNDKISIDYLFKIVRLWRFPLTDLKIIKDDWNKIVRKIKEGKAHEISEGDTLYLGACTKGSTAKTSKRDQPFSEKRAPQRAFSLKSKYLNFIIQRSLKGDRELPKITDDYLSFLEEDFRNEAAEPTLKYGGLFEDQESAVKDLSQYKEGQTFEEFIVEKFSKFYGFSETEIINYFKLNINIKAKNKSYVFARSILGVKKDKIEEFEKSDIQIKTVKFENNFVLKESMSFAQIKYNEIIEEEWENSYLQETLSKKFFFVIFKKDENGKSRLYKTQFWNMPYGDIQIGKRFWKDIKHKVKIGNYNDFWKISDNQIFHVRPKAANSSDLMPTPQGTYEKKKAYWINSSYIKEQILSEENQKY, encoded by the coding sequence TTGAGAAGGAATCGCCTTTATGATATCACCGATCCCTTTTCAATTGAGAAGTTTGCTAGAAGAATAGAGGGAAAAAGCTTAAAAGAATTATTAGGAGACGAACTTGCTAATTCGTATTCCGGCAAAGGAAAGCTTGGTCAATTAGTTGAGGACTCCTTGTTTGGTTATAAACCTAATAGTAAAGCAGAACCTGATTTTAAAGAGGCCGGAGTTGAATTGAAAACTGCTCCAATTAAAAAGAATTCTAAAGGTCTAGTTTCAAAGGAGAGACTGGTCTTTAATATTATAGATTATAACCAAGAATATAAATTCACTTTTAGAGAGAGTAGTTTCTGGAAGAAAAATCAATTGCTTCTTCTCATGTTCTATCTCCATGATAATGATAAGATTTCTATAGATTATTTATTTAAAATTGTCCGATTATGGCGGTTCCCGTTAACAGATCTGAAAATAATTAAGGATGATTGGAATAAGATAGTTAGGAAGATAAAAGAAGGTAAAGCTCACGAGATATCTGAAGGAGATACCTTATATTTAGGTGCATGTACAAAAGGGTCCACTGCAAAAACTTCTAAAAGAGACCAACCATTCTCAGAAAAACGAGCACCACAAAGAGCATTTTCTTTAAAATCGAAGTACCTTAACTTTATAATCCAACGAAGTTTGAAGGGGGATAGGGAACTACCAAAAATCACAGATGATTATTTAAGCTTCTTAGAGGAAGATTTTAGAAATGAAGCTGCAGAACCAACTCTTAAGTATGGAGGACTTTTTGAAGATCAGGAATCGGCAGTAAAAGATCTTAGCCAATATAAGGAAGGACAAACCTTTGAGGAATTTATTGTAGAAAAATTTTCAAAGTTTTATGGCTTCTCCGAAACGGAGATAATCAATTATTTCAAATTGAATATTAATATAAAAGCTAAAAATAAGAGCTACGTTTTTGCCAGGTCGATATTGGGCGTTAAAAAAGATAAGATTGAAGAATTTGAGAAATCAGATATTCAAATTAAAACCGTAAAATTTGAAAATAATTTTGTGCTAAAGGAGAGTATGTCATTTGCGCAAATAAAATATAATGAAATCATAGAAGAGGAATGGGAGAACTCTTATTTGCAAGAGACTTTATCAAAAAAATTCTTTTTTGTGATTTTTAAGAAGGATGAGAATGGTAAGTCACGTTTATATAAAACTCAATTTTGGAATATGCCTTATGGTGATATCCAAATAGGAAAAAGATTTTGGAAGGATATTAAACATAAGGTTAAAATCGGTAATTATAATGATTTTTGGAAGATCTCCGATAATCAAATATTCCATGTGCGACCAAAAGCAGCAAATTCTTCAGATTTAATGCCTACACCTCAAGGTACTTACGAAAAGAAAAAAGCTTATTGGATAAATTCTAGTTACATTAAAGAACAAATCCTTTCCGAGGAAAATCAGAAATATTAA
- the dcm gene encoding DNA (cytosine-5-)-methyltransferase — protein sequence MAIKVIELFAGVGGFRVGLEGYPKRDSSDFEVVWSNQWEPSTKAQHANLVYQNRWPEADHCGENIEEVVENKFDIIPDHDMLVGGFPCQDYSVATTLKNSKGLRGRKGVLWWSIEAILRKKKNKPKYLMLENVDRLLKSPSTQRGRDFAIMLSSLDKLGYAVEWRVINAAEYGMPQRRRRVFFLAYHKDSDIYQKLDRLENKETWIDEEGVIAKAFPVKEISEPIITEKLGSDLVKLSDNFNKGKKVSPFQNSGVMINGKFVTSKTFPNYSGEYQTLGEQLVNISEVPNEFLIEEEDINKAKGWKYLKGSKNEDRYNKAKDFHYKYTEGSMVFPDALDRPSRTIITGEGGKSPSRFKHVIDQNGQLRRLTPIELERLNMFPDNHTKLDGISDTKRAFFMGNALVVGIVEKLGKELINNINELKDQKALEKESPL from the coding sequence ATGGCAATAAAAGTAATTGAATTATTTGCTGGTGTTGGGGGATTTAGAGTTGGTCTAGAAGGATATCCAAAAAGGGATTCTTCTGATTTTGAGGTTGTATGGAGTAATCAATGGGAACCAAGTACAAAAGCTCAACATGCAAATTTGGTGTATCAAAATAGGTGGCCAGAAGCAGATCATTGTGGTGAGAATATTGAAGAAGTTGTTGAGAATAAATTTGATATCATCCCAGATCACGATATGCTGGTTGGGGGATTTCCTTGCCAAGATTATTCTGTGGCGACGACCCTAAAAAATTCTAAAGGATTACGAGGAAGAAAAGGAGTTCTATGGTGGAGTATCGAAGCGATATTAAGGAAGAAAAAAAATAAGCCTAAATATCTAATGTTAGAGAATGTAGATAGATTGCTAAAATCTCCTTCAACACAAAGAGGGCGTGATTTTGCAATTATGCTTTCATCTTTAGATAAACTAGGTTATGCTGTGGAATGGAGGGTAATAAATGCGGCTGAATATGGAATGCCACAAAGAAGGAGACGTGTGTTCTTCTTAGCTTATCATAAGGACTCTGACATTTACCAAAAGTTAGACAGGTTAGAAAATAAAGAAACCTGGATAGATGAAGAAGGGGTTATCGCAAAAGCATTTCCTGTCAAGGAAATCTCTGAACCAATTATTACAGAGAAACTAGGTTCTGACCTAGTAAAGTTATCTGATAATTTTAATAAGGGAAAGAAGGTGAGTCCATTCCAGAATTCAGGTGTAATGATAAATGGTAAGTTTGTTACCTCAAAAACATTTCCAAATTATAGTGGCGAATATCAAACTTTAGGAGAACAACTCGTGAATATTTCAGAAGTTCCAAATGAATTTCTAATTGAAGAGGAAGATATTAATAAAGCGAAAGGTTGGAAATATTTGAAAGGGTCGAAGAATGAGGATAGATATAATAAAGCCAAAGATTTTCATTACAAATATACTGAAGGGAGTATGGTTTTTCCTGATGCTCTAGATAGACCATCTCGAACGATTATTACTGGCGAGGGAGGCAAATCTCCTTCAAGATTCAAACACGTAATAGATCAAAATGGACAATTACGAAGGTTAACTCCAATAGAGTTAGAAAGACTGAATATGTTCCCTGATAATCATACAAAATTAGATGGAATCAGTGATACTAAAAGAGCTTTCTTTATGGGAAATGCTCTAGTTGTAGGCATTGTAGAAAAACTAGGAAAAGAACTGATCAATAATATTAATGAATTAAAAGACCAAAAAGCTCTTGAGAAGGAATCGCCTTTATGA
- a CDS encoding very short patch repair endonuclease — translation MPENSKKMQNKRYLRDGRSPIPSKESTSRVMSANKGKNTKPELLLRKAMWSEGLRGYRLHWKKAPGRPDISFPKRKLAIFVNGCYWHRCPYCDLKLPKSNTEFWKMKFERNVQRDKEKVELLKKNGWNVIVIWECKIKKDILDVVYIVKKEWEKYGNKSN, via the coding sequence ATGCCTGAAAATTCAAAAAAAATGCAAAATAAAAGATATTTAAGAGACGGTAGATCGCCAATCCCTAGTAAGGAATCAACATCGAGGGTTATGAGTGCCAATAAGGGTAAGAACACGAAGCCTGAACTTCTATTACGAAAGGCAATGTGGTCAGAAGGTTTAAGAGGATATCGTCTGCATTGGAAAAAAGCACCTGGTCGTCCAGACATATCATTCCCAAAAAGAAAGTTAGCAATATTCGTAAATGGTTGTTATTGGCATCGTTGTCCATATTGTGACCTTAAATTGCCAAAAAGCAATACGGAATTTTGGAAAATGAAATTTGAAAGGAATGTGCAACGTGACAAGGAAAAGGTAGAATTGTTGAAAAAAAATGGATGGAATGTTATCGTGATTTGGGAATGCAAGATAAAAAAGGATATTTTAGACGTCGTATATATCGTTAAAAAGGAATGGGAGAAATATGGCAATAAAAGTAATTGA
- a CDS encoding DUF262 domain-containing protein: MAKKVNSETVSLWEILGAPRPYSIPYNQRPYIWDQKNWETLWNSFFSENDKSTFLGSFILLEDDDPTKDVQIFDGQQRITTLTILCKAFIDVLHENGSIANAQDIKAYLLTDHRSNPRLMVSKTLSKYFCENIQTEIHIKPQQGSTDTEKKIFKAYQYFYEQVEELLNINSKQGIDIYELFKKRLSSLEVVKLTISDIILGIEIFESVNATGKKLEADELAKNILIKHANLMDYDVEKFDLEWTEIKDRLKVAGFSFVDFMHYFWISKYPYVGKNQLFRSMKDKFQGDSDKWLTFFSSLKSSSITVENIFSLYSFENFKLHYPKANSNPKYSSKYLRYLQCLRFIKNKSWIIPIFTILDYEAKLNQKNETFIGKNKFHEIIKKHFVFSFLHFNIFSLPTRDFTPAMYKLAKNINKAYFDHPQDVIKSNKEVNKYLQLHFCGKDGYVNKAVKQFELMEDEFIEGIHKLKHKDDNKFLIHTLYGEIEEAIFGGSFHNISSHSIEHYMPQESMESWGIPKSLSKHHENRLGNILIINADLNGKLQNKSHKDKMEILSGHPSNSNFVNEFIEYNESETGPYNFGKITEDNLKSSHPIENPSEIDKRTERIGSYIKKMYIEEMKY, translated from the coding sequence ATGGCAAAAAAAGTAAATAGTGAAACTGTATCTCTTTGGGAAATTTTAGGCGCTCCCAGACCTTATTCAATACCCTATAACCAAAGACCATATATATGGGATCAAAAAAATTGGGAAACACTTTGGAATTCTTTTTTTTCCGAAAATGACAAGAGTACCTTTTTAGGCTCTTTTATTCTCTTAGAAGATGATGACCCCACAAAAGATGTTCAAATATTTGATGGCCAACAAAGAATAACTACCTTAACTATATTATGCAAAGCATTTATTGATGTACTTCATGAAAATGGTAGTATTGCAAATGCCCAAGATATCAAAGCATACCTATTAACTGACCATAGGTCTAATCCCAGGTTAATGGTCAGCAAAACTTTAAGTAAATATTTTTGTGAAAATATTCAAACTGAAATCCATATCAAACCTCAGCAAGGATCCACCGATACAGAAAAAAAAATTTTTAAGGCATACCAATATTTTTACGAACAGGTAGAAGAACTGTTAAATATAAATAGCAAACAAGGTATTGACATATACGAGCTTTTTAAGAAGAGATTATCTTCTCTAGAAGTAGTAAAGCTCACCATTTCTGATATAATACTCGGGATTGAAATATTCGAATCCGTTAATGCAACTGGGAAAAAACTTGAAGCCGATGAATTAGCTAAAAATATCCTTATAAAACATGCTAATTTAATGGATTATGACGTCGAAAAATTTGATCTAGAATGGACGGAAATAAAAGATAGGTTAAAAGTTGCAGGTTTTTCCTTTGTTGATTTTATGCATTATTTCTGGATATCTAAATACCCATACGTAGGAAAAAATCAGCTATTTAGATCAATGAAAGATAAATTTCAAGGCGATTCTGATAAGTGGCTTACTTTCTTCTCTTCTCTAAAATCCTCTTCTATCACAGTAGAAAATATTTTCTCTTTATATTCTTTCGAGAATTTTAAATTACATTATCCTAAAGCTAATTCAAATCCAAAATATTCTTCAAAATATTTAAGATATCTTCAATGCTTACGATTTATAAAAAATAAATCTTGGATAATTCCAATCTTCACAATTTTAGATTATGAGGCTAAACTGAACCAAAAAAATGAAACTTTTATTGGAAAAAATAAGTTTCATGAGATAATTAAAAAACATTTTGTCTTTTCGTTTTTACATTTTAATATATTTTCTCTGCCAACTAGAGATTTTACACCAGCTATGTATAAACTAGCTAAAAATATTAATAAAGCCTATTTCGATCACCCACAAGATGTAATAAAATCAAATAAAGAAGTTAATAAATATTTGCAGCTTCACTTTTGTGGGAAGGATGGATATGTTAATAAAGCTGTAAAACAGTTTGAATTAATGGAAGATGAATTTATAGAAGGAATTCACAAATTAAAACATAAGGATGATAATAAATTTCTTATTCATACGCTTTACGGGGAAATAGAAGAAGCTATTTTTGGCGGATCTTTTCACAATATTTCCTCACACTCAATAGAACATTATATGCCACAAGAATCCATGGAGTCATGGGGAATTCCAAAAAGTTTAAGTAAACATCACGAAAATCGGTTGGGCAATATACTTATTATAAATGCTGATCTCAATGGAAAACTTCAAAACAAATCACATAAGGATAAAATGGAAATATTAAGCGGCCATCCATCTAATAGTAATTTTGTTAATGAATTTATTGAATATAATGAATCGGAAACCGGACCCTATAACTTCGGTAAAATCACAGAGGATAATTTAAAATCTTCTCACCCAATAGAAAATCCATCCGAGATTGATAAGCGAACAGAAAGAATTGGTAGTTACATTAAAAAAATGTACATCGAGGAAATGAAATATTGA
- the mutS gene encoding DNA mismatch repair protein MutS translates to MAAKKSQKVTPLMQQYNSIKLKYPDAMLLFRVGDFYETFGEDAVKAARILNIVLTNRNNGGERTELAGFPHHSLNTYLPKLVKAGQRVAICDQLEDPKMTKTIVKRGVTELVTPGVAMNDDILSSKSNNFLCAVHFGKKNLGVSFLDVSTGEFLCAQGNREYIDKLLQNFGPSEVLVQKKFKKEFNESFGKDMHCFYLDDWIFKTDYAEETLNGHFQTKSLKGFGIDHLEEGIIASGAVLYYLAETRHHRLQHISSINRIAEEQYVWMDRFTIRNLELYHSTAANAVTLLDVIDKTISPMGGRLLKRWLALPLKDAEMIEKRLQVVDFLIKNPETLGDVQDQIREISDLERLISKVATQRISPREVNQLKNSLNAIIPVKELALKCNNEALKIIGDNLHSCDLLREKITESISEEAPVNVQKGNVIARGFTKELDELRDIAFSGKDYLDNMIQRETEATGISSLKIGSNNVYGYYIEVRNTHKDKVPETWIRKQTLVNAERYITEELKEYESKILGAEEKILQLEQQLFGKLVSWMAEYIDPVQQNARLIARLDCLCSFAQQAQAENYSKPEIRDSYGLDIEEGRHPVIEKQLPPGEVYVTNNLHVDREEQQIIMITGPNMSGKSAILRQTALIVLMAQMGSFVPARSAEIGLVDKIFTRVGASDNISMGESTFMVEMNETASILNNISDRSLVLLDEIGRGTSTYDGISIAWAISEYLHEHPSKPKTLFATHYHELNEMCETFDRIKNFNVSVKELKDNVLFLRKLVPGGSEHSFGIHVAKMAGMPQMVLHRANKILAKLEASHSMEDSGAVLKRSAEDEMQLSFFNLDDPLLEDLKQELLGIDIDTLTPVEALMKLNEIKRMLAINNKQ, encoded by the coding sequence TTGGCAGCAAAGAAATCTCAGAAGGTAACCCCGTTAATGCAGCAGTATAATAGCATCAAGCTAAAGTATCCTGATGCCATGTTACTGTTTAGAGTCGGGGATTTTTATGAAACCTTTGGAGAAGACGCCGTAAAGGCTGCCCGTATCCTGAATATCGTTCTTACAAACCGAAATAATGGAGGAGAGCGAACCGAGCTTGCCGGCTTTCCGCATCATTCATTGAACACCTATCTACCTAAACTTGTTAAAGCAGGGCAGAGGGTTGCTATTTGTGACCAGCTGGAAGATCCTAAAATGACCAAGACCATCGTAAAACGTGGGGTGACTGAATTGGTGACGCCCGGTGTAGCGATGAATGATGATATTCTTAGCAGTAAATCCAATAACTTTCTTTGTGCCGTTCACTTCGGAAAAAAGAACCTGGGAGTTTCATTTTTAGATGTTTCTACCGGGGAATTTTTATGCGCCCAGGGAAACAGGGAGTATATAGATAAATTACTTCAGAACTTCGGGCCTAGTGAGGTCCTGGTTCAGAAGAAATTCAAAAAAGAATTCAACGAGAGTTTCGGGAAAGACATGCATTGTTTTTACCTGGACGACTGGATCTTTAAAACTGATTATGCTGAAGAAACCCTGAATGGACATTTTCAGACCAAGTCCTTAAAAGGATTTGGGATAGATCATCTGGAGGAAGGCATCATAGCTTCCGGAGCCGTGTTGTATTACCTGGCAGAAACCAGGCATCACCGGCTTCAGCATATAAGTTCTATAAACCGCATCGCCGAAGAGCAGTATGTCTGGATGGACAGGTTCACTATCCGTAACCTGGAATTATATCATTCTACCGCGGCTAATGCGGTTACCCTTTTGGATGTTATAGATAAGACGATCTCGCCTATGGGTGGCCGACTATTAAAGCGCTGGTTGGCCCTGCCTCTTAAGGATGCTGAAATGATCGAAAAGAGGCTGCAGGTGGTTGATTTTCTTATCAAAAATCCGGAAACCCTGGGAGATGTCCAGGATCAAATCCGAGAGATAAGCGACCTGGAACGTTTGATCTCCAAAGTGGCAACGCAAAGAATTAGTCCGCGGGAAGTGAATCAGCTTAAGAATTCCCTTAATGCGATCATTCCGGTAAAGGAACTGGCCTTGAAATGCAATAACGAAGCCCTGAAGATCATTGGGGATAATTTACATTCCTGCGACCTGCTTCGGGAAAAGATCACGGAAAGCATAAGCGAGGAGGCACCGGTAAATGTTCAGAAAGGAAATGTGATCGCCAGAGGTTTTACCAAAGAGCTGGATGAGCTTAGAGATATTGCATTTTCCGGAAAGGATTATCTGGATAATATGATCCAGAGGGAAACCGAAGCCACGGGTATTTCTTCTCTAAAGATCGGGAGCAATAATGTTTACGGATATTATATAGAAGTTAGAAATACTCATAAAGATAAGGTTCCCGAAACCTGGATACGCAAGCAAACTTTGGTGAATGCTGAAAGGTATATTACCGAGGAGCTCAAGGAATACGAATCGAAAATTTTAGGTGCCGAAGAAAAGATCCTGCAGTTAGAGCAGCAATTATTCGGGAAGCTGGTTTCCTGGATGGCTGAATATATAGATCCAGTGCAGCAGAATGCGAGATTGATCGCCAGGCTGGACTGTTTATGTTCATTTGCCCAACAGGCGCAGGCAGAGAATTATTCCAAGCCGGAGATCAGAGATTCTTACGGATTGGATATTGAAGAAGGCCGTCACCCGGTAATCGAGAAGCAATTGCCCCCGGGAGAAGTTTATGTGACCAATAACCTGCACGTGGACAGGGAAGAGCAGCAGATCATTATGATCACGGGGCCTAATATGAGTGGTAAGTCGGCTATTTTAAGACAGACTGCGCTCATCGTGCTTATGGCGCAAATGGGAAGTTTTGTACCGGCGAGATCTGCCGAGATCGGCCTGGTAGATAAGATCTTTACCAGGGTAGGGGCCAGCGATAATATTTCTATGGGCGAATCTACTTTTATGGTAGAGATGAATGAAACCGCCAGCATCCTGAATAATATTTCAGACCGTAGCCTGGTTCTGCTGGATGAAATTGGTCGAGGAACCAGTACCTATGATGGGATCTCCATCGCCTGGGCAATTAGTGAATATTTGCACGAACATCCTTCAAAACCTAAGACCCTGTTCGCCACGCATTACCACGAACTAAATGAGATGTGCGAAACCTTTGACCGGATCAAGAATTTCAATGTTTCGGTAAAGGAATTGAAGGATAATGTCTTGTTCCTGCGTAAGCTTGTACCTGGCGGGAGTGAGCATAGTTTTGGTATCCACGTAGCCAAGATGGCCGGAATGCCTCAAATGGTGCTGCATAGGGCCAACAAGATACTAGCCAAACTGGAGGCGTCGCACTCTATGGAAGATTCCGGGGCGGTATTAAAACGATCTGCTGAAGACGAGATGCAGCTTAGTTTCTTTAATTTGGATGATCCATTGCTGGAAGATCTGAAACAGGAATTACTGGGCATAGATATAGACACACTGACTCCGGTAGAAGCTTTGATGAAGCTAAACGAGATCAAACGCATGTTGGCAATTAACAATAAACAATGA
- a CDS encoding ABC transporter ATP-binding protein, with amino-acid sequence MPRPKKSFETNNINFRESFASLKFVPRFFKEIKRVNPLLFYTNISGRILNAILPVVMLWVGKLIIDEVVVQIAAETKDLDRLWILVAAEFGLAIISDLLSRGISLSDALLGDQYSIDTSVKIIKKTSELNLDQLEDSEFYDKLERARQQTTGRVGLMSNILTQGEDVIVIISLLAGVVAFEPWLIILLVVSIIPTIINEIKFSGTSYSLARSWTQERRELDYLRYAGASDVTAKEVKLFGLSNYLADRFKGLSDKYYLQSKRLAKQRAGWGSVFNVIGTAAYYGAYIFIIFRTVAGIFSLGDLTFLSGSFNRLRSKLQGFFTRFTAITESALYLQDYFEFLDLTYAESSTDGKLDLPEKIEKGFEFINVGFKYPKSEKWVVRNINFELKAGEKLAFVGENGAGKTTLIKLLLQFYEPTEGQILLDGIPIKKYDQAAYQQYFGVIFQDFVKFELTLRENIAMGEIGEISNQSRIDGAAEKSLAREVVKDLPLGYDQPLGKRFKHGKDLSGGQWQKIAIARAYMKDSEVLILDEPTSALDARAETEAFQRFIKLTEGKTAVIISHRFSTVRIADRIMVLKDGAVLEIGTHLELMANDKLYAELFNLQAAGYQ; translated from the coding sequence TTGCCCAGGCCTAAAAAATCATTCGAAACCAATAATATCAATTTCCGGGAAAGCTTTGCTTCCCTAAAATTTGTACCCCGCTTTTTTAAGGAGATCAAACGGGTGAATCCGCTTCTTTTTTACACTAATATCAGTGGAAGAATATTGAATGCGATCCTTCCCGTGGTCATGCTGTGGGTAGGAAAACTGATCATCGATGAGGTGGTGGTGCAGATCGCCGCTGAAACTAAAGATCTCGACAGGCTCTGGATCCTGGTTGCGGCAGAATTTGGGCTTGCCATCATTTCAGATCTGCTTAGCCGGGGAATAAGCCTTAGCGATGCTCTTTTAGGCGATCAATATTCCATAGACACTTCCGTGAAGATCATTAAAAAGACTTCAGAATTGAACCTGGACCAGTTGGAAGATTCAGAATTCTATGATAAACTGGAAAGGGCACGCCAGCAAACTACAGGCCGAGTAGGTTTAATGTCTAATATTTTAACCCAGGGAGAAGATGTGATCGTTATCATATCCCTGCTTGCCGGGGTGGTGGCTTTTGAACCCTGGCTTATCATTCTTCTGGTGGTTTCTATTATCCCGACTATCATCAATGAGATCAAATTCAGCGGAACCAGCTATTCACTGGCTCGTAGCTGGACCCAAGAACGGCGTGAACTGGATTATCTAAGATATGCCGGGGCCAGTGATGTTACCGCAAAAGAGGTGAAATTATTCGGACTATCGAATTACCTGGCAGATCGTTTCAAGGGACTTTCAGATAAATATTATTTACAAAGTAAGAGACTGGCAAAACAGCGTGCGGGCTGGGGTTCTGTTTTTAATGTGATTGGAACTGCCGCTTATTACGGCGCTTATATTTTTATAATCTTCAGGACCGTTGCCGGAATTTTCAGCCTGGGTGACCTTACTTTTCTTTCTGGATCCTTCAACAGGTTAAGGTCTAAACTGCAGGGGTTTTTTACCAGGTTTACGGCAATTACCGAAAGCGCGTTATATCTGCAGGATTACTTCGAATTTCTGGATCTTACCTATGCCGAAAGCTCTACCGATGGGAAACTCGACCTGCCCGAAAAGATCGAGAAAGGATTTGAATTTATCAATGTTGGCTTTAAATATCCCAAATCTGAAAAATGGGTGGTTCGAAATATTAATTTTGAACTGAAGGCTGGAGAAAAACTTGCCTTTGTTGGCGAAAATGGAGCCGGGAAAACCACGTTGATTAAACTTTTGCTTCAGTTCTATGAACCAACCGAAGGCCAGATTCTTCTGGATGGTATTCCTATTAAAAAATATGATCAGGCGGCCTACCAGCAGTATTTTGGAGTGATCTTCCAGGATTTTGTGAAATTTGAATTAACCCTGAGGGAAAATATCGCTATGGGAGAGATCGGTGAAATTTCTAATCAGTCGCGTATAGATGGCGCAGCTGAAAAAAGTCTCGCCCGGGAAGTGGTGAAAGATCTTCCTTTAGGTTATGATCAACCTCTTGGTAAAAGGTTTAAGCATGGTAAAGACCTTTCCGGAGGGCAGTGGCAAAAGATCGCCATCGCCAGAGCTTATATGAAAGATTCTGAAGTATTGATCCTGGATGAACCAACTTCTGCTTTGGACGCCCGTGCTGAAACGGAAGCCTTTCAGAGGTTTATAAAGCTAACCGAAGGAAAGACCGCGGTGATCATCTCGCACAGGTTCAGCACGGTGAGAATTGCAGATAGGATCATGGTTCTAAAGGATGGAGCTGTGCTGGAAATAGGAACCCATCTGGAGTTAATGGCAAACGATAAGCTCTACGCCGAACTTTTTAACCTGCAGGCAGCTGGTTATCAATAA
- a CDS encoding adenylate/guanylate cyclase domain-containing protein, with product MVKILVVDDEADLEILIKQKFRKKIRDNEYDFRFALNGRDALEKISEEPDTDIVLSDINMPEMDGLTLLTKLNEKNPLIKAVIVSAYGDMENIRTAMNRGAFDFITKPINFEDLSITVEKTIQHARQLKDTLIAIKENDILKMYVDENVLKFMNSREYESSLMENETIEGSVVFIDMVGFTRISETAPPNTVVKMINTYFDVMAKEIIAQKGFIDKFIGDAIMAVFRGDYHLDRAVDAALAVRNKISELDPPDENSDFKPKVSIGIKSGEMTSGNIGSESLKRLDYTVIGDTVNTAARFQDIAKENQIIIGESCYEKIKEYFKCRELGKFNLKNKVEPVTIFEVLE from the coding sequence ATGGTCAAAATACTGGTAGTCGATGACGAAGCAGATCTTGAGATTTTAATCAAGCAGAAGTTCAGGAAGAAGATCCGGGATAACGAATATGATTTCCGGTTTGCCCTGAACGGCCGTGATGCCCTCGAGAAAATTTCGGAAGAACCCGATACAGATATTGTTTTGAGCGATATCAATATGCCAGAAATGGACGGCCTCACTTTACTGACTAAGTTGAATGAGAAGAATCCCCTCATCAAGGCGGTGATCGTTTCAGCCTATGGAGACATGGAAAATATTCGTACGGCCATGAATCGCGGTGCATTCGACTTTATAACCAAACCAATAAACTTTGAAGACCTTTCTATCACCGTTGAAAAAACGATCCAGCATGCGAGGCAATTAAAAGATACTCTGATCGCCATAAAGGAGAATGATATTCTCAAAATGTACGTGGATGAAAATGTTCTTAAATTCATGAACAGTAGGGAATATGAGTCTTCCTTAATGGAAAATGAAACCATAGAAGGCAGCGTGGTTTTTATCGACATGGTTGGTTTTACCAGGATAAGCGAAACTGCGCCTCCCAATACCGTGGTGAAAATGATAAATACCTATTTTGATGTTATGGCGAAGGAGATCATAGCCCAAAAGGGGTTCATAGATAAATTCATAGGCGATGCTATAATGGCTGTTTTTCGTGGAGATTATCATTTAGATCGGGCTGTAGATGCGGCACTGGCCGTAAGAAATAAGATAAGTGAACTGGATCCTCCAGATGAGAATTCAGATTTTAAACCCAAGGTTTCCATAGGGATCAAAAGCGGGGAGATGACTTCCGGAAATATAGGTTCTGAAAGTTTAAAGCGACTGGATTACACGGTGATCGGTGATACGGTGAATACAGCTGCCCGGTTTCAGGATATCGCAAAAGAGAACCAGATCATTATTGGGGAGTCCTGCTATGAGAAAATAAAGGAATATTTCAAGTGCCGGGAATTAGGGAAATTTAATTTGAAGAATAAGGTCGAACCGGTAACTATTTTTGAAGTTTTGGAATAA